A single window of Jeotgalibacillus haloalkalitolerans DNA harbors:
- a CDS encoding DnaD domain protein: protein MGSASKEHFVKLYSRALKELWSDSLSFRIYTYFLKEKKHYAQTARLKNGTIVLEPEQVITGAPSLARHIEGEDASRSDAQRIWRKVKQLEEKGFIKLDSHQRLFSIVTVLDLDNIDEPIEDDLEFTLEPLEESEPEQMQEPVQEPEREPENPKNAFRVFEENWGMMPPLLIEEVGHEIDEIDQTGGDGDGLVCAAIKVAVVAQAQWRFAKGVLLKWRNANVLTVEQARAFTRKHENEIQQSKQQKPQYKGYSKKPQRKELVPEWFNKPDEEPEMTQEEIIQMEAYKRQRAERTGGS, encoded by the coding sequence GTGGGATCCGCCAGCAAAGAACATTTCGTCAAACTTTATTCAAGAGCACTGAAGGAGCTGTGGTCGGATTCCCTCTCCTTCAGAATCTATACTTACTTTTTGAAAGAAAAGAAGCACTATGCACAAACAGCCAGGCTAAAGAATGGAACGATCGTATTGGAGCCTGAACAGGTCATCACAGGCGCTCCTTCACTCGCAAGACATATAGAGGGTGAAGATGCTTCAAGGTCAGATGCACAGCGAATATGGCGCAAGGTGAAGCAGTTGGAGGAGAAGGGATTCATTAAGCTGGACAGTCATCAGAGGCTGTTCTCCATCGTCACAGTGCTGGATCTCGATAATATAGACGAACCGATTGAGGATGATCTTGAGTTTACGCTTGAGCCGTTGGAAGAAAGTGAGCCTGAGCAGATGCAGGAGCCAGTGCAGGAACCGGAGAGAGAGCCTGAGAATCCTAAAAACGCCTTTAGAGTATTTGAAGAGAACTGGGGCATGATGCCGCCATTGCTAATCGAGGAAGTTGGTCACGAGATAGATGAGATCGACCAGACTGGCGGTGATGGGGATGGGCTTGTATGTGCGGCGATTAAAGTGGCTGTTGTCGCACAGGCTCAATGGCGATTCGCTAAAGGCGTCTTGCTGAAATGGCGCAACGCAAATGTGCTGACAGTTGAGCAGGCAAGAGCATTTACAAGGAAGCATGAAAATGAGATTCAGCAAAGCAAGCAGCAGAAACCGCAGTACAAGGGTTACAGCAAGAAGCCGCAGCGCAAGGAACTTGTGCCCGAGTGGTTTAATAAGCCGGATGAAGAACCCGAGATGACGCAGGAAGAGATCATTCAGATGGAAGCATATAAGCGCCAGAGGGCAGAAAGAACAGGAGGCAGTTAA
- a CDS encoding tyrosine-type recombinase/integrase, producing the protein MQVKKVMEGKKVLYYEAVADGPRDPLTGKRNQIRRRAKGKAEVQRKVDMAIKKLEEKHMRMIQGIRDPAEVQQLTFSDVADMWYEEYRRSGVKKNTHLHRKDRLKQVNKMIGDKKLIDINREVFQNVIFELSDRYERNTVMAYISTAKLVFKYAKKSKLINEMPSEDTFIPKKQLTVEEIEHSNQDEKYFTHDEIKLFLDTVNDKGLELDKERFFLLLFTGLRSGEMSALKWSDIDFNTQMIRVTKTLYNAKGRMEDYELTSPKTHGSVRVVPINDEIAEMLREHRRNQFKMMDIFSGFGGKVESENFVFARENGLPFRTYFTWKRMNRIMKLSGIKKEASPHMLRHTFISMMTEAGVDLATIMNRVGHEDAKTTLKIYTHVTEKMQTDATEKMGQFYSNMLKIIQ; encoded by the coding sequence ATGCAGGTCAAAAAAGTAATGGAAGGCAAGAAAGTTTTGTACTATGAAGCTGTTGCTGATGGTCCGAGGGATCCGTTGACAGGTAAGCGTAATCAGATCAGGCGCCGGGCAAAAGGTAAGGCTGAAGTGCAGCGCAAGGTCGATATGGCGATTAAGAAGCTTGAAGAAAAGCACATGCGGATGATTCAGGGGATCAGAGATCCGGCCGAGGTCCAGCAGCTGACATTTAGTGATGTGGCTGACATGTGGTATGAGGAGTATCGGAGGAGTGGAGTCAAGAAGAATACGCATTTGCACAGAAAAGATCGGCTGAAACAGGTCAATAAAATGATTGGTGATAAAAAGCTGATCGACATCAATCGAGAGGTTTTTCAGAACGTCATATTTGAGCTGTCTGATCGCTATGAGCGTAATACTGTCATGGCATACATCAGCACCGCAAAACTTGTATTTAAGTATGCGAAGAAATCTAAGCTCATTAATGAAATGCCATCGGAGGATACATTTATCCCTAAAAAGCAGTTGACGGTTGAGGAGATCGAGCATTCGAATCAGGATGAAAAATACTTTACACATGATGAGATCAAATTATTTCTGGACACCGTAAATGATAAAGGTTTGGAACTGGATAAAGAGCGTTTCTTTCTGCTGCTGTTTACTGGATTGAGATCTGGTGAGATGTCTGCGCTAAAATGGTCAGACATTGATTTTAATACTCAGATGATCAGGGTGACGAAAACACTTTATAACGCCAAGGGTCGTATGGAGGATTATGAGCTAACCTCCCCAAAAACGCATGGATCCGTCCGCGTCGTGCCGATCAATGATGAAATTGCTGAGATGTTGAGAGAGCACCGCAGGAACCAGTTTAAGATGATGGATATATTTTCAGGTTTTGGCGGTAAGGTTGAGTCGGAAAACTTTGTATTTGCCCGGGAGAACGGTCTGCCTTTTAGAACGTATTTCACCTGGAAGCGTATGAATCGAATCATGAAGCTCTCAGGCATAAAAAAAGAAGCCTCGCCACACATGCTGAGACATACATTCATCAGCATGATGACGGAGGCTGGTGTTGATCTTGCGACGATCATGAACCGGGTGGGCCATGAGGACGCAAAAACAACACTTAAAATTTATACACATGTCACTGAAAAGATGCAAACAGATGCAACAGAAAAGATGGGTCAGTTTTACAGCAACATGTTAAAAATCATCCAATAA
- a CDS encoding YqaJ viral recombinase family protein, protein MRQLQVVESTNDMTREEWLQQRKKGIGGSDVGAILGINKWKSPIQVYFEKIGEYSEEVDNEAVEWGNILESVVAEQFAKKTGYKIRKKNAVLQHPDEPWALANVDRLINAVDERGPGVLEVKTASEYVRNQWEDDEIPSSYLVQLQWYLYVTGYKWGAFAVLIGGNKFRYKMVDRDDELIEIIRQQVKDFWINHVQAGVAPEFDGSEASEKLLSKMHPDSNGEQINWSAEKDKLIETYLDAKGDARKAAENVKHYENQIKSLLGDYEEAHTFSHKVSWKSVARKTVDSKKLKAERPDIYQQYTKESNSRRFSVN, encoded by the coding sequence ATGAGACAGCTTCAGGTAGTGGAATCAACTAACGATATGACTCGGGAAGAATGGCTGCAACAACGTAAAAAGGGGATCGGCGGATCAGATGTAGGTGCCATCCTCGGAATCAACAAATGGAAATCACCGATTCAGGTCTACTTTGAAAAGATCGGTGAGTATTCAGAGGAAGTCGATAATGAAGCAGTTGAATGGGGCAACATTCTTGAGTCAGTCGTTGCTGAACAGTTCGCGAAAAAGACCGGATATAAGATCCGAAAGAAAAATGCAGTGCTGCAGCATCCAGATGAACCGTGGGCACTTGCGAACGTGGACCGGCTGATCAATGCAGTAGATGAACGTGGACCGGGCGTGCTGGAAGTCAAAACAGCATCAGAGTATGTCCGTAACCAGTGGGAAGATGATGAAATCCCATCAAGCTATCTTGTGCAGTTGCAGTGGTACTTGTACGTCACAGGTTATAAATGGGGTGCATTCGCCGTTCTGATTGGCGGCAATAAATTCAGATACAAAATGGTTGACCGAGATGATGAGCTGATCGAGATCATCAGGCAGCAGGTTAAAGACTTCTGGATCAATCATGTGCAGGCAGGTGTAGCGCCTGAATTCGATGGATCAGAGGCAAGCGAAAAGTTACTTAGTAAAATGCATCCTGATTCAAATGGTGAGCAGATCAACTGGTCGGCCGAGAAAGATAAGCTGATTGAAACGTATCTCGATGCCAAAGGAGATGCCAGAAAGGCAGCAGAAAATGTGAAGCATTATGAGAATCAAATCAAGTCACTTCTGGGTGATTACGAAGAGGCGCATACATTCAGTCATAAAGTCAGCTGGAAGTCAGTAGCGCGCAAGACAGTAGACTCTAAGAAGCTGAAAGCAGAAAGACCGGACATTTATCAGCAGTACACGAAGGAATCAAATTCAAGGCGCTTCAGCGTCAACTAA
- a CDS encoding antA/AntB antirepressor family protein: MNGLKLIDDEMLPVYETDKGEKVVFARELHELLFVQRDFSTWIKERISRYGFIEGEDFSPVSGNGSTTPLGATKGRPKIDYILILDTAKEIAMVENNEMGRAVRRKFIAIEKRLREENKKPTSQLEVLQVAVNQLVAQQEKIDRIEQQQHSLQQESETLKHRIDTFDRIDPHGDEKQRLVKMIQKYAGVNGIRFDQAWREFRSAYNTAYRTNITMLIENYKMKHGFKDMTLPQYLSLTGQLQDGLRVADKLLNPSQRSVL; the protein is encoded by the coding sequence ATGAACGGACTTAAATTAATTGATGATGAAATGCTGCCAGTGTATGAAACGGATAAAGGTGAAAAGGTTGTTTTCGCCAGAGAGCTTCATGAATTGCTTTTTGTTCAAAGGGATTTCAGTACCTGGATTAAAGAAAGAATCAGCAGATACGGCTTTATCGAAGGTGAAGATTTTTCCCCCGTTTCGGGGAATGGCTCAACCACGCCACTTGGAGCGACTAAAGGCAGACCTAAGATTGATTACATCCTGATTTTAGATACAGCCAAAGAGATCGCAATGGTCGAAAACAACGAAATGGGTCGAGCAGTAAGACGAAAGTTCATTGCGATCGAAAAGAGATTGCGTGAAGAAAACAAAAAGCCTACAAGTCAATTAGAAGTGTTGCAGGTAGCTGTTAACCAGTTAGTGGCTCAGCAAGAAAAGATTGACCGCATCGAGCAGCAACAACATTCATTGCAACAAGAAAGTGAAACACTAAAACACCGCATTGATACATTCGATCGTATTGATCCACACGGCGATGAAAAGCAACGCCTGGTTAAGATGATTCAAAAATATGCCGGGGTAAACGGCATTCGCTTTGATCAAGCTTGGAGGGAATTCCGATCAGCTTATAACACGGCTTACAGAACCAATATCACAATGCTGATCGAAAATTATAAGATGAAGCACGGATTTAAAGATATGACACTGCCGCAGTACCTATCACTTACTGGACAGTTGCAAGACGGGCTCAGAGTAGCGGACAAGCTGTTAAATCCGAGCCAGCGAAGTGTTTTATAA
- a CDS encoding helix-turn-helix transcriptional regulator: MNKEQIANTLKDYHWMVATLADKRNMMITSAGLVAKGGIESSLPSGQGQHSDPVFNEVTRREKQNKFTRQLEEKVLYIQQAVEEIDNPKDQAVLHYLLLGKSYMEIAIRLDLSKDEVRWCRKRIIKAISEHHDSHNSPNVDKGEKTSVKCG, encoded by the coding sequence ATGAATAAAGAGCAGATTGCAAATACACTGAAAGATTACCACTGGATGGTTGCTACATTGGCTGATAAACGCAATATGATGATCACCAGTGCAGGACTGGTTGCTAAAGGTGGGATTGAATCGTCTTTACCTTCAGGACAAGGCCAACATAGCGACCCGGTGTTCAACGAGGTGACGCGCAGGGAGAAGCAGAATAAGTTCACTCGTCAGTTAGAGGAGAAGGTGCTGTATATTCAGCAGGCGGTAGAAGAGATTGATAATCCTAAAGATCAGGCGGTGCTACATTATCTGCTGTTAGGTAAGAGCTACATGGAGATAGCCATCAGGCTTGATCTGAGCAAGGATGAAGTCAGATGGTGCCGCAAGAGGATTATTAAAGCAATATCAGAACACCACGATTCCCACAATTCCCCCAACGTCGACAAGGGCGAAAAAACATCTGTAAAATGTGGGTAG
- a CDS encoding DUF5662 family protein, protein MRYTEEDCIRDTTQHIHEVRKQLSRVIVDLTERGRVHDLSKLKSPELEVFTEYTPKLRESTYGSDEYKENLAGMQVALQHHYESNSHHPEHYEDGIKGMDLLDIIEMFCDWKAATLRHADGNLNKSIEINQKRFGYSNDLAQIFKNSVKIFE, encoded by the coding sequence ATGAGATACACAGAAGAAGATTGCATTAGAGATACCACACAGCATATTCACGAGGTTAGAAAACAATTAAGCAGAGTGATCGTTGATCTTACAGAAAGAGGCAGGGTGCATGATCTTTCTAAGCTTAAAAGTCCTGAACTGGAAGTGTTTACTGAATATACACCCAAATTACGCGAAAGCACTTATGGTTCTGATGAATATAAGGAAAACCTCGCAGGTATGCAGGTAGCTTTACAACATCATTATGAGAGTAACAGTCATCATCCAGAACATTATGAGGACGGCATTAAAGGAATGGATTTGCTGGACATCATTGAAATGTTTTGCGACTGGAAAGCAGCAACATTACGTCATGCTGATGGTAATCTCAATAAGTCTATTGAAATTAATCAGAAGAGATTCGGATATTCAAATGATCTCGCTCAAATATTTAAAAACTCAGTAAAGATTTTTGAATAG
- the ssb gene encoding single-stranded DNA-binding protein: protein MLNRVVLVGRLTKDPDLRYTPSGVAVATFTLAVNRPFKNQTGDQEADFINCVVWRRPAENAANFLKKGSLAGVDGRLQTRSYENQEGKRVYVTEVNAESVQFMEPKGSGQEQQDQQKEQKPQENKQPDALKDPFANDGQPIDISDDDLPF, encoded by the coding sequence ATGTTAAATAGAGTTGTTTTGGTAGGCAGGCTGACTAAAGATCCGGACTTGCGCTATACACCATCAGGCGTTGCAGTAGCGACTTTCACGCTCGCAGTCAACAGACCGTTTAAGAATCAGACGGGTGATCAAGAGGCTGACTTCATCAATTGCGTTGTATGGCGCCGCCCAGCAGAGAATGCAGCCAACTTCTTGAAGAAAGGTAGTCTGGCAGGTGTAGATGGCAGATTACAGACGCGGAGTTATGAGAATCAGGAAGGCAAGCGTGTATATGTGACTGAAGTAAATGCTGAGTCGGTTCAGTTCATGGAGCCTAAAGGTAGTGGTCAGGAACAGCAGGACCAACAGAAAGAGCAGAAGCCGCAGGAAAATAAGCAACCAGATGCATTGAAGGATCCGTTTGCTAATGATGGTCAGCCGATTGATATCAGTGATGATGATTTGCCATTTTAG
- a CDS encoding YqaI family protein — protein sequence MRDHPMIEEIERHGYPVEYLDSEESQGFDFYGTELFPGDDIAEIGNETIHIDNLERFLEDHKGFSFKTL from the coding sequence ATGAGAGATCATCCAATGATCGAAGAGATCGAGAGACACGGTTATCCGGTTGAGTATCTGGACAGTGAAGAATCACAGGGTTTTGATTTCTACGGAACTGAGCTGTTCCCAGGTGATGATATTGCGGAGATCGGCAATGAGACGATTCACATCGACAATCTGGAACGGTTTTTAGAGGATCATAAGGGATTTAGTTTTAAGACACTTTAG
- a CDS encoding helix-turn-helix domain-containing protein — protein MLKVELDLDQLQAVIKDAIDQAMKEHAVKNELPPVLSKTQFQEFLGISHSKAVELMKRGDFPVFREAGHPRVPTKQLFEWIDLNTKWVKRETKYLNRVI, from the coding sequence ATGCTGAAAGTAGAACTGGATCTCGATCAGCTGCAGGCGGTTATCAAAGACGCGATTGACCAGGCAATGAAAGAACATGCAGTCAAAAACGAATTGCCGCCAGTGTTATCTAAAACTCAGTTTCAAGAATTTCTCGGCATCAGTCACTCAAAGGCAGTTGAGCTGATGAAGCGCGGTGACTTCCCGGTATTTAGAGAAGCTGGTCATCCAAGAGTGCCAACGAAGCAGCTGTTTGAATGGATCGACCTGAATACTAAATGGGTGAAGCGAGAAACGAAATATCTCAACCGAGTAATTTAA
- a CDS encoding helix-turn-helix domain-containing protein, translating into MKINENMRAIREARGLKQKAVAERIGVSAVTYSHYETGLRTPDPYRLKKIAEVLQEPIQSFFEENLNESENKQKVAN; encoded by the coding sequence ATGAAAATCAACGAAAACATGAGAGCGATTCGTGAAGCTCGCGGTTTGAAGCAAAAAGCCGTTGCAGAGCGTATTGGCGTTAGTGCTGTAACGTATAGCCATTACGAAACCGGGCTGAGAACGCCTGATCCTTACCGCCTGAAAAAGATTGCTGAGGTATTACAGGAACCGATTCAGAGTTTTTTTGAAGAAAACTTAAACGAATCGGAGAATAAACAAAAAGTCGCTAATTAG
- a CDS encoding helix-turn-helix domain-containing protein: MSIGDRLRDLREKRGISQLELSRRLDIPNQNISNYERGYRTPDYEALKKFADFYEVSTDYILGRDFKQVTDKPLTDRQKYLMDWFMQKEHLFFQDGGSIEDAIDDLEIMFEAYQKMRKRFDEDQKKKK; encoded by the coding sequence ATGAGCATTGGCGACAGATTAAGGGACCTGCGTGAAAAGCGCGGAATCAGCCAATTAGAATTATCAAGACGATTAGATATCCCGAACCAAAACATATCGAATTATGAACGTGGATATAGAACACCTGATTATGAGGCATTAAAAAAGTTTGCTGACTTCTACGAGGTGAGCACAGATTACATTCTGGGCCGAGACTTTAAGCAGGTGACAGATAAACCTCTCACCGATCGCCAGAAATATCTCATGGACTGGTTCATGCAAAAGGAACATCTGTTTTTTCAGGATGGCGGAAGTATTGAGGATGCAATTGACGATTTAGAAATTATGTTTGAGGCTTATCAAAAAATGCGTAAGCGTTTTGATGAGGATCAGAAAAAGAAAAAGTAA
- a CDS encoding DUF1064 domain-containing protein yields MKGKRPRQKRQQRQWISHKVEIDGIEFDSATEAAYYKQLKRDPDVLDIECHPKFNILPAYEVECKKCKGAGRILNNRTLNLNKCAQCKGKGSRQKAGSVYTADFKVTYQDGYTEYIDVKGGPVNEGFPLRKKLFEVLKGVELIVVEKKNNQFVRK; encoded by the coding sequence ATGAAAGGCAAAAGACCACGACAAAAACGCCAGCAGCGCCAGTGGATCTCGCATAAGGTTGAGATAGACGGCATTGAGTTTGACTCAGCAACTGAAGCAGCTTATTACAAGCAGTTGAAGCGTGATCCGGATGTGTTGGATATTGAATGTCACCCTAAGTTTAATATATTGCCAGCTTACGAGGTTGAGTGTAAAAAGTGTAAAGGTGCCGGACGAATACTCAATAATAGAACACTGAATCTTAATAAATGCGCTCAGTGCAAGGGTAAAGGCAGCAGACAGAAAGCAGGCTCAGTTTACACAGCAGACTTCAAAGTTACTTACCAGGATGGCTACACCGAATACATTGATGTGAAGGGCGGACCAGTGAATGAAGGGTTCCCACTGAGAAAGAAGCTGTTTGAAGTGTTAAAGGGTGTCGAGCTGATCGTTGTTGAGAAAAAGAATAATCAGTTTGTGAGGAAGTGA
- a CDS encoding PBSX family phage terminase large subunit — protein MSNLTKKQQEVWNCYIEESPKILVASGAKRAGKTFVFILLFLMHIAKYENQGLSFIIGGATQASIRRNVLDDMEAILGKELKLDKTNAIRIFGNKVYCFDGSNADAWKKARGFTSAGALLNEGTALHNMFVKEVISRCSYPGAATFLDTNPENPAHTVKTDYIDKDGQRLKNGKLNIKAFHFSLFDNDQLDPEYVESIVASTPSGMFTDRDIHGQWVAAEGVIYKDFNQHVHYITSEEAETKNFVKYFAGVDWGYEHHGSIVVLGIDDKEDIYLLEEHAKQHEEIDYWVEVANGVKERYGNINFYCDTARPEHVVRFRRERIKARNADKAVVSGIEEVARLFKLQKLKVVKDRVERFNEEINLYVWNEKTGEPVKLWDDVLDAVRYAIYTELKPKRRKTR, from the coding sequence ATGAGTAACCTGACCAAAAAGCAGCAGGAGGTCTGGAACTGTTATATAGAAGAATCACCTAAAATACTTGTAGCAAGTGGAGCGAAACGTGCTGGAAAGACGTTCGTATTCATCTTGCTTTTTTTGATGCACATTGCCAAGTATGAGAATCAAGGGCTCTCATTCATCATCGGCGGTGCGACTCAGGCATCAATCAGACGTAACGTGCTTGATGATATGGAAGCGATACTTGGCAAAGAGCTGAAGCTGGATAAAACGAACGCCATTCGTATATTCGGCAATAAAGTATATTGCTTCGATGGATCCAATGCAGACGCCTGGAAGAAAGCGCGTGGTTTTACATCAGCAGGCGCACTGCTCAATGAGGGAACGGCACTTCACAACATGTTTGTGAAAGAAGTCATCTCACGTTGCTCATATCCAGGTGCAGCGACATTTCTTGATACTAACCCTGAGAATCCAGCTCATACGGTTAAAACGGATTACATTGATAAAGACGGCCAGCGACTGAAGAATGGAAAGTTGAACATAAAAGCATTTCACTTCTCACTGTTTGACAATGATCAACTGGATCCGGAGTACGTTGAGTCGATTGTAGCCAGCACGCCATCAGGCATGTTTACAGATCGAGATATTCACGGTCAATGGGTAGCTGCTGAAGGTGTTATTTACAAAGATTTTAACCAGCACGTTCATTACATTACATCTGAAGAAGCAGAAACGAAGAATTTCGTTAAATATTTTGCTGGCGTTGACTGGGGTTATGAACACCATGGTTCAATTGTTGTTCTCGGTATAGATGATAAAGAGGACATTTACCTTTTAGAGGAGCACGCCAAGCAGCATGAAGAGATTGACTATTGGGTTGAGGTTGCTAATGGTGTCAAAGAGCGTTACGGCAATATTAACTTCTATTGCGATACAGCAAGACCTGAGCACGTTGTCAGATTCAGACGAGAGCGAATTAAAGCAAGAAACGCAGATAAAGCTGTTGTTTCTGGTATTGAAGAAGTGGCCAGGCTCTTTAAGCTGCAGAAATTAAAAGTGGTGAAAGATCGGGTTGAGCGCTTCAACGAAGAAATCAACCTGTATGTATGGAATGAAAAGACTGGCGAGCCAGTGAAACTTTGGGATGACGTACTCGATGCTGTTCGTTATGCCATATATACAGAATTAAAACCAAAACGACGTAAAACGAGGTAG
- a CDS encoding recombinase RecT → MATNDSLKNELANKQQQGVAKKQLSPEQMLNHTLKVMSPEIQRALPKHMDADRMARIALTAVRTTPKLLECDQKSFLAALMQSAQLGIEPNTGLGQAYLIPYGNQVQFQLSYKGLIDLATRSGQFKAIYAHEVYPNDEFNFQYGLNKDLVHVPAPDPDGEPIGYYAVYHLKNGGYDFVYWTRERVDQHAKKFSMAVQKGWTSPWKTNYDAMAKKTVLKEVLKYAPKSIELQKSVEADSTIKTEINEDMSNVIDATDYTVFDDQPEISSAEEVKES, encoded by the coding sequence ATGGCGACAAACGATTCATTGAAAAACGAACTGGCAAACAAACAGCAGCAGGGTGTAGCGAAAAAACAGCTATCACCTGAGCAGATGCTTAATCACACTCTAAAGGTTATGTCACCAGAGATTCAAAGAGCGCTGCCGAAGCATATGGATGCAGACCGTATGGCTCGAATCGCATTAACAGCCGTCAGAACCACACCTAAACTGCTTGAATGTGATCAGAAAAGTTTTCTTGCAGCATTAATGCAGTCAGCTCAGTTGGGTATCGAGCCGAACACCGGGCTAGGGCAGGCATACCTGATCCCTTACGGAAATCAAGTGCAATTTCAACTTTCTTATAAAGGCCTTATCGATCTGGCGACACGCTCAGGACAGTTTAAGGCGATCTATGCTCATGAGGTTTATCCAAACGATGAATTCAACTTCCAATATGGATTGAATAAAGACTTGGTTCATGTGCCGGCGCCTGATCCTGACGGTGAGCCGATTGGATATTATGCAGTCTATCACTTAAAGAACGGCGGTTATGACTTTGTGTACTGGACGAGAGAACGAGTGGATCAGCACGCTAAGAAGTTCTCTATGGCAGTTCAAAAAGGTTGGACAAGTCCATGGAAAACAAACTATGACGCTATGGCAAAGAAAACAGTGCTGAAAGAGGTTCTGAAGTATGCTCCTAAGTCAATTGAACTGCAGAAGTCAGTTGAAGCTGACAGTACCATCAAGACTGAGATCAATGAGGATATGAGCAACGTGATTGATGCGACTGATTACACTGTATTCGATGATCAGCCGGAGATTTCTTCTGCTGAGGAAGTGAAAGAATCGTGA
- a CDS encoding DUF4352 domain-containing protein, with protein sequence MAKKDKVKKPIYKRWWFIALAVIVVIGVIGNLGEDTEVAEEPETEATSADTESAASEEEATEETEAPEEEAAEEEPAEEENAEETAGIGTPLDVEGVEFTINSVSTATEVGDEFLGATAKGEYLILDVTVMNNKNEAITTDSSFFKLLANDATYEADSEASIYANTDNNFFLEEVNPGLSNTGLVVFDAPAGLDLSAATIQVQTGFFGTETGEISLQ encoded by the coding sequence ATGGCAAAGAAAGACAAAGTAAAGAAGCCAATCTATAAGCGCTGGTGGTTTATCGCATTAGCTGTGATCGTTGTAATCGGCGTGATCGGCAACTTAGGCGAAGACACTGAAGTCGCTGAAGAACCGGAAACTGAGGCTACTTCTGCTGATACAGAATCTGCTGCAAGTGAAGAAGAAGCAACTGAGGAAACCGAAGCGCCTGAAGAGGAAGCTGCTGAAGAAGAGCCAGCCGAGGAAGAAAATGCTGAAGAAACAGCTGGGATCGGAACACCTCTTGATGTTGAAGGCGTAGAGTTCACAATCAACAGCGTTTCAACAGCAACTGAAGTTGGAGACGAATTCCTTGGCGCTACTGCTAAAGGTGAATACTTAATCCTTGACGTAACAGTCATGAACAATAAAAACGAAGCAATCACAACTGATTCATCATTCTTTAAATTGCTTGCTAATGATGCTACATACGAAGCTGATTCAGAGGCTTCTATCTATGCGAACACTGATAACAATTTCTTCTTAGAAGAAGTGAATCCAGGTCTTTCTAACACCGGACTCGTCGTATTTGATGCACCGGCAGGACTGGATCTGTCAGCTGCTACAATTCAGGTACAGACTGGTTTCTTTGGCACAGAGACAGGCGAAATCAGCTTACAATAG
- a CDS encoding XtrA/YqaO family protein, translating into MTEKELVEKGIPYVIVCSDGKQEVYPLEPHSKTTIITHQGKVDRIESNVSMKFKGR; encoded by the coding sequence ATGACTGAAAAAGAGCTTGTGGAAAAGGGGATTCCTTACGTGATTGTGTGCAGCGATGGCAAACAGGAGGTTTATCCACTTGAGCCGCACAGCAAGACGACGATCATCACGCATCAGGGTAAGGTGGACAGGATTGAGAGTAATGTGAGTATGAAGTTTAAGGGGCGGTGA
- a CDS encoding ImmA/IrrE family metallo-endopeptidase — MEYCQTLMEDKVQEIYEGIDIYHPHQIDIEKIASRLGHYVEFAECKSYSTLETERSGFIVLDSREDERSQWEAFAHELCHIMTHAGNQFGITESFREYQEDRARLFTLKFCLPVHMFAKYIDSLPTRTERIYTMYNLFPVSPELAERRLNSYESHHYLKKG; from the coding sequence ATGGAGTATTGCCAGACACTGATGGAGGATAAAGTACAAGAAATTTATGAAGGGATTGACATCTATCATCCGCATCAAATTGATATTGAGAAAATAGCATCAAGACTCGGGCATTACGTTGAGTTTGCTGAATGCAAGTCATACAGCACACTTGAGACAGAGCGTTCAGGCTTCATCGTGCTGGACAGCCGAGAGGATGAACGCAGTCAGTGGGAAGCATTCGCGCATGAGCTATGCCATATCATGACGCACGCCGGCAATCAGTTCGGGATCACTGAGAGCTTCAGAGAATACCAGGAGGATCGCGCTCGGCTCTTTACACTCAAATTTTGCCTGCCGGTGCATATGTTTGCCAAATACATAGATTCTCTTCCTACACGTACCGAAAGAATCTATACTATGTATAACCTCTTTCCGGTGTCGCCTGAGCTGGCTGAGAGGCGTTTAAATAGTTATGAGAGTCATCATTATCTGAAGAAAGGGTGA